Proteins encoded within one genomic window of Lampris incognitus isolate fLamInc1 chromosome 1, fLamInc1.hap2, whole genome shotgun sequence:
- the slc8b1 gene encoding mitochondrial sodium/calcium exchanger protein isoform X2 has translation MLQGKPDKCHIVMNLSATERCAFVMATPDCSMEDGFINYLHLVFCLLPPNLTPLTITLCILWLFFLFNVLGLIASKFFCPNLSAISTTLRLTHNVAGVTFLAFGNGAPDIFSAMAAFSLPHTAGLAVGALFGAGLFVTTVVAGSVSLVKPFTVASRPFLRDIIFYMAAVFWTFFILYRGTISLGEILGYLSFYVVYVLTVIISACIYNREKLSANAAVQNVTHVPEFQSSDSDDEVSCMSNGSIQQEYEAEYRPLLPHTESTSHILLSSLNPVDNRKWRRKSCSWKIIKVLKTPLEILLLLCIPIVDPDKDDRNWRRPLNCLHLVTAPLVCVFTFWSGKYGDYMIQGEFPLWLMTLLLGLFLAAIVFCTTTNDCPPFYHPLLALLGFAVSAMLISTAASEVVSLLHMLGVVLSLSNTVLGLTLLAWGNSIGDCFSDITIARQGYPRMAISACFGGIIFNILIGVGLGCLMQMVRSHSEVQLEPEGLLTWVLAGSLGLSLVLSFMIVPLSRFHLGRAYGIFLFGFYAIFLLIALLTEFGKIHVVKA, from the exons ATGCTTCAAGGAAAACCCGACAAG TGTCACATTGTGATGAACCTGAGTGCTACAGAGCGGTGTGCCTTTGTGATGGCCACCCCTGACTGCAGCATGGAAGATGGTTTCATCAACTATCTCCATCTAGTCTTCTGCTTGCTGCCCCCCAACCTCACACCTCTTACCATCACTCTCTGT ATTTTATGGCTCTTCTTCTTGTTCAATGTTCTTGGATTAATTGCGTCTAAATT TTTCTGTCCAAACCTCTCAGCCATCTCTACTACATTGCGTCTCACTCACAACGTGGCT GGTGTGACGTTTCTGGCTTTTGGTAATGGAGCTCCAGACATTTTCAGCGCCATGGCTgctttctctctcccacacacagctGGCCTGGCTGTTGGAGCTCTGTTTG GGGCAGGTTTATTTGTTACCACAGTAGTTGCAGGGAGCGTGTCTTTGGTAAAGCCTTTCACAGTGGCATCCCGTCCCTTCCTGCGTGACATCATTTTCTATATGGCTGCAGTGTTCTGGACCTTCTTCATCCTCTACAGAGGGACCATATCACTTGGAGAAATACTTG GGTATCTGAGTTTCTACGTGGTGTACGTGTTGACTGTTATCATCAGCGCTTGCATCTACAACCGAGAGAAACTCTCAGCAAATGCAGCTGTTCAAAATGTCACACATGTACCAG AGTTTCAGTCATCTGACTCAGACGATGAAGTCTCTTGCATGAGCAATGGCAGCATACAACAGGAATATG AGGCAGAGTACAGACCCCTCCTCCCCCACACTGAGTCAACCAGTCACATCCTGCTGAGCTCTCTCAACCCGGTGgacaacaggaagtggaggaggaaGTCCTGCAGCTGGAAAATCATCAAAGTGCTGAAG ACACCACTCGAaattctgctgctgctgtgtatCCCCATCGTTGACCCTGACAAAGATGACAGGAACTGGAGACGTCCGTTAAACTGCCTTCATCTTGTCACTGCTCCTCTGGTTTGTGTATTCACCTTCTGGTCCGGAAAGT ATGGAGATTATATGATCCAAGGAGAGTTTCCTCTTTGGCTCATGACTCTCCTTCTGGGCCTCTTCCTTGCTGCAATTGTCTTCTGTACAACCACCAATGACTGTCCTCCATTCTATCACCCA CTCTTAGCTCTGCTAGGTTTTGCAGTGAGTGCAATGCTGATCAGCACAGCAGCCTCAGAGGTGGTCAGTCTTCTGCACATGCTCGGTGTGGTGCTGAGTCTCAGCAACACTGTGCTGGGACTGACCCTGCTGGCCTGGGGCAATAGCATAGGAG ATTGTTTCTCCGATATCACCATTGCACGTCAGGGTTACCCAAGGATGGCCATATCTGCCTGCTTTGGAGGCATCATCTTCA ACATACTGATTGGTGTGGGCTTGGGCTGTCTAATGCAGATGGTTAGGAGCCACTCTGAAGTACAG TTGGAACCGGAGGGTTTGCTGACATGGGTTCTCGCGGGTTCCCTGGGTTTGTCATTGGTTCTCTCCTTCATGATTGTTCCACTGTCCCGGTTCCACTTGGGTCGGGCCTACGGGATCTTCCTCTTTGGATTTTATGCCATCTTCCTTCTCATTGCATTGCTGACAGAGTTTGGAAAGATCCACGTTGTCAAGGCCTGA
- the slc8b1 gene encoding mitochondrial sodium/calcium exchanger protein isoform X1, which produces MLQGKPDKCHIVMNLSATERCAFVMATPDCSMEDGFINYLHLVFCLLPPNLTPLTITLCVRQPLFSLHMCLGVWILWLFFLFNVLGLIASKFFCPNLSAISTTLRLTHNVAGVTFLAFGNGAPDIFSAMAAFSLPHTAGLAVGALFGAGLFVTTVVAGSVSLVKPFTVASRPFLRDIIFYMAAVFWTFFILYRGTISLGEILGYLSFYVVYVLTVIISACIYNREKLSANAAVQNVTHVPEFQSSDSDDEVSCMSNGSIQQEYEAEYRPLLPHTESTSHILLSSLNPVDNRKWRRKSCSWKIIKVLKTPLEILLLLCIPIVDPDKDDRNWRRPLNCLHLVTAPLVCVFTFWSGKYGDYMIQGEFPLWLMTLLLGLFLAAIVFCTTTNDCPPFYHPLLALLGFAVSAMLISTAASEVVSLLHMLGVVLSLSNTVLGLTLLAWGNSIGDCFSDITIARQGYPRMAISACFGGIIFNILIGVGLGCLMQMVRSHSEVQLEPEGLLTWVLAGSLGLSLVLSFMIVPLSRFHLGRAYGIFLFGFYAIFLLIALLTEFGKIHVVKA; this is translated from the exons ATGCTTCAAGGAAAACCCGACAAG TGTCACATTGTGATGAACCTGAGTGCTACAGAGCGGTGTGCCTTTGTGATGGCCACCCCTGACTGCAGCATGGAAGATGGTTTCATCAACTATCTCCATCTAGTCTTCTGCTTGCTGCCCCCCAACCTCACACCTCTTACCATCACTCTCTGTGTAAGGCAGCCCCTCTTCTCTCTGCATATGTGTCTGGGGGTTTGG ATTTTATGGCTCTTCTTCTTGTTCAATGTTCTTGGATTAATTGCGTCTAAATT TTTCTGTCCAAACCTCTCAGCCATCTCTACTACATTGCGTCTCACTCACAACGTGGCT GGTGTGACGTTTCTGGCTTTTGGTAATGGAGCTCCAGACATTTTCAGCGCCATGGCTgctttctctctcccacacacagctGGCCTGGCTGTTGGAGCTCTGTTTG GGGCAGGTTTATTTGTTACCACAGTAGTTGCAGGGAGCGTGTCTTTGGTAAAGCCTTTCACAGTGGCATCCCGTCCCTTCCTGCGTGACATCATTTTCTATATGGCTGCAGTGTTCTGGACCTTCTTCATCCTCTACAGAGGGACCATATCACTTGGAGAAATACTTG GGTATCTGAGTTTCTACGTGGTGTACGTGTTGACTGTTATCATCAGCGCTTGCATCTACAACCGAGAGAAACTCTCAGCAAATGCAGCTGTTCAAAATGTCACACATGTACCAG AGTTTCAGTCATCTGACTCAGACGATGAAGTCTCTTGCATGAGCAATGGCAGCATACAACAGGAATATG AGGCAGAGTACAGACCCCTCCTCCCCCACACTGAGTCAACCAGTCACATCCTGCTGAGCTCTCTCAACCCGGTGgacaacaggaagtggaggaggaaGTCCTGCAGCTGGAAAATCATCAAAGTGCTGAAG ACACCACTCGAaattctgctgctgctgtgtatCCCCATCGTTGACCCTGACAAAGATGACAGGAACTGGAGACGTCCGTTAAACTGCCTTCATCTTGTCACTGCTCCTCTGGTTTGTGTATTCACCTTCTGGTCCGGAAAGT ATGGAGATTATATGATCCAAGGAGAGTTTCCTCTTTGGCTCATGACTCTCCTTCTGGGCCTCTTCCTTGCTGCAATTGTCTTCTGTACAACCACCAATGACTGTCCTCCATTCTATCACCCA CTCTTAGCTCTGCTAGGTTTTGCAGTGAGTGCAATGCTGATCAGCACAGCAGCCTCAGAGGTGGTCAGTCTTCTGCACATGCTCGGTGTGGTGCTGAGTCTCAGCAACACTGTGCTGGGACTGACCCTGCTGGCCTGGGGCAATAGCATAGGAG ATTGTTTCTCCGATATCACCATTGCACGTCAGGGTTACCCAAGGATGGCCATATCTGCCTGCTTTGGAGGCATCATCTTCA ACATACTGATTGGTGTGGGCTTGGGCTGTCTAATGCAGATGGTTAGGAGCCACTCTGAAGTACAG TTGGAACCGGAGGGTTTGCTGACATGGGTTCTCGCGGGTTCCCTGGGTTTGTCATTGGTTCTCTCCTTCATGATTGTTCCACTGTCCCGGTTCCACTTGGGTCGGGCCTACGGGATCTTCCTCTTTGGATTTTATGCCATCTTCCTTCTCATTGCATTGCTGACAGAGTTTGGAAAGATCCACGTTGTCAAGGCCTGA